In Deinococcus puniceus, one genomic interval encodes:
- a CDS encoding Imm1 family immunity protein, with translation MLTRPVGVSWEDHHQVAHTCSELNRLLDTATREAELFEIPVAVELVVEASSTVFMLTVGGERSMLTYAVGVQPHFTNHYLLNGNALEPLFAFLYHGSYSEVDDHRTVPMAAARQAALWYAVQGELPPKLPWHIV, from the coding sequence GTGTTGACACGTCCTGTTGGCGTCTCTTGGGAAGATCACCACCAAGTCGCACACACCTGTTCCGAACTGAACAGGCTGCTCGACACCGCCACTCGTGAAGCAGAATTATTTGAAATCCCTGTTGCTGTGGAACTCGTGGTGGAAGCATCTTCGACTGTTTTCATGCTAACGGTGGGCGGGGAGCGCAGCATGTTGACCTACGCCGTTGGGGTGCAACCGCACTTTACGAACCATTACCTGCTGAACGGCAATGCTCTTGAGCCGCTGTTTGCCTTCCTGTATCACGGTAGCTATTCGGAAGTGGACGATCACCGCACGGTGCCGATGGCCGCGGCACGCCAAGCCGCCCTGTGGTACGCAGTTCAAGGCGAGCTTCCTCCTAAGCTCCCTTGGCACATTGTTTGA
- a CDS encoding leucine-rich repeat domain-containing protein yields MTTNLPSSYTASALLHQHTLHERGDELLLALATHAGFVTDHINLNSSNLSTLPDTLRRCVDAHVFSVYDNQLRDVPEWLWTFTHLHTLNLSANAFEHLPDALGKLTALGMLDLGHNQLTHIPDIFETVPDLEFLYLSNNRLTQLPASMRVLKKLHYLNVTDNAFSSLPDWIGQLHGLQELRAYNNRLTTLPESIASLTDLRELHVMQNQLHHLPSTLGHCSQLEKLMVQGNHLTQLPETLGGLGQLTELDLRFNALTELPESVAHLTSLRFLDLRANALSTLPEGLAHLPMLEKLDVRWNRLTELPKAFNTLRERGCLVYT; encoded by the coding sequence ATGACGACCAACCTTCCCAGTAGTTACACGGCGAGTGCGTTGCTCCACCAGCACACGCTCCATGAGCGAGGCGATGAACTGCTCTTAGCTCTGGCGACTCATGCAGGCTTCGTCACCGATCACATTAATCTGAATAGCTCGAACCTCAGCACGCTGCCAGACACGCTGCGTCGCTGTGTTGACGCCCATGTCTTCAGCGTCTACGACAACCAGTTGCGTGACGTTCCTGAGTGGCTGTGGACCTTCACCCACCTCCATACCCTGAACCTCTCGGCCAACGCCTTCGAGCATCTTCCAGATGCGCTCGGAAAACTGACTGCGCTCGGCATGCTCGACCTCGGCCACAATCAACTGACGCACATCCCTGACATTTTTGAGACTGTTCCTGACTTGGAATTCTTGTACCTCAGCAACAACCGCCTCACACAGCTTCCAGCCTCCATGCGAGTCTTGAAAAAGCTTCACTACCTCAACGTCACGGATAATGCTTTCTCCTCATTGCCGGACTGGATCGGTCAGTTGCACGGGCTGCAAGAGCTTCGCGCTTACAACAACCGGCTCACGACCCTGCCCGAAAGTATTGCCTCACTGACTGATCTTCGTGAGCTGCATGTGATGCAGAACCAACTCCACCACCTGCCTTCTACGCTCGGGCACTGCTCGCAATTAGAAAAGTTGATGGTGCAAGGCAATCACTTAACTCAGCTTCCCGAGACCCTAGGAGGATTGGGTCAGCTCACAGAGCTTGACCTGCGCTTCAATGCCTTGACAGAGCTCCCGGAGTCGGTAGCGCACCTGACGTCGTTGCGCTTCCTCGACTTACGGGCGAATGCGTTATCGACGCTGCCGGAAGGACTCGCACACCTGCCCATGTTGGAGAAGCTTGACGTCCGTTGGAATCGGTTGACGGAACTGCCGAAAGCTTTCAATACGCTCCGGGAACGCGGTTGTCTCGTGTATACCTAA